The Arachis hypogaea cultivar Tifrunner chromosome 19, arahy.Tifrunner.gnm2.J5K5, whole genome shotgun sequence genome has a window encoding:
- the LOC140182105 gene encoding uncharacterized protein — translation MIDGLAMEVGDGRSTRFWEDTWLQARKLKDSFPRLYLISNNKGSVIGDCGFWDGIERVWNFQWRRELCQWETDSLNQPVLQVQSLTDDILSYKFTNGIRKGLVPPRIELFTWFVLVGRVNTKDRLSRLGIIERSNNVCVMCNKKIETVQHLFVTCCLVVLENSAKSTHVIDGYAGDDL, via the exons ATGATTGACGGTTTGGCTATGGAGGTAGGTGATGGTAGATCAACCAGATTTTGGGAAGATACATGGTTACAGGCGAGGAAGCTGAAAGACTCCTTTCCGAGGCTCTACTTGATTTCAAATAATAAAGGATCCGTGATTGGggactgtgggttttgggatgggataGAGAGGGTATGGAACTTCCAGTGGAGGAGGGAGCTCTGCCAATGGGAGACTGACAGTTTGAACCAACCT gttttgCAGGTACAGAGTTTGACGGATGATATTCTTAGCTATAAGTTCACAAATGGAATCAGGAAAGGACTAGTACCCCCTCGAATAGAATTGTTTACTTGGTTTGTGCTTGTAGGCCGAGTTAATACAAAGGATCGCTTGAGCAGATTGGGCATCATTGAACGAAGCAATAATGTCTGTGTTATGTGTAACAAGAAAATTGAAACTGTGCAACACTTGTTTGTAACGT GTTGTTTGGTTGTTCTAGAGAATAGTGCAAAGTCAACTCATGTTAttgatggctatgccggagatgaTTTATga
- the LOC140182106 gene encoding uncharacterized protein, giving the protein MEKSDVFQPIPVILNDSNYAHWVEAMRGFLKGRKLWRYVIGDIACPVKPTVGDKSKEGASKSNEDAEKDYAEKLEDWDSKNHQIITWFRNTSTPGIYLQFGHFETTKEVWDHLAKRYTISDLSHQYQLLKKLHSLKQERGQAVFEFLAPMEVIWDQLTSCEPVLKNPTDANA; this is encoded by the coding sequence ATGGAAAAATCGGATGTCTTTCAGCCTATCCCTGTTATCCTTAATGACTCCAACTATGCACATTGGGTTGAAGCTATGCGAGGATTTCTTAAAGGGCGAAAATTATGGCGATATGTGATTGGTGATATTGCTTGTCCTGTTAAGCCAACTGTGGGTGACAAATCCAAAGAAGGTGCCTCCAAATCCAACGAGGATGCTGAGAAGGACTATGCAGAGAAATTGGAAGATTGGGATAGTAAAAATCATCAGATTATCACTTGGTTCCGCAATACTTCTACCCCTGGCATTTATTTACAATTTGGGCATTTTGAAACTACTAAAGAGGTATGGGATCATTTGGCAAAGCGTTATACTATTTCTGATCTCTCTCATCAGTACCAATTGCTTAAGAAACTTCATAGCCTTAAGCAAGAACGTGGCCAAGCAGTTTTTGAGTTTCTTGCTCCGATGGAGGTTATTTGGGATCAGTTGACCTCTTGTGAGCCTGTTCTTAAAAATCCCACTGATGCTAACGCATAA